DNA sequence from the Candidatus Kaistella beijingensis genome:
TCTTTTTCCCTTTTTTTGTTGTGATAATAATTGCACCGTTTTGTGCCCTAGAACCATACAATGCAGTTGCAGCAGCACCTTTTAAAACATTTACAGATTCTATATCGCTAGGATTAATATCTGAAACGGGACTGCCATAATCATAACCACCACCTCCGTTTTGCTGAAAATTTGAATTGATATTGTTATTAATAATAGGGACTCCATCTACCACAAAGAGTGCCTGATTATTTCCCAAAATACTTTTGTAACCCCTTGAAACGGCATTAATGGATCCGCCAAAATTTGTAGATTGCTTTATTTCAAGTCCTGCAACTTTTCCTGATAGGTTGTTTAGAAAATTTGTAGTTGGAGTTTTGTTAAGATCATCACCTTTAACTTCCTGTGTGGAATACCCGAGTGATTTTTTTTCTCGTTTTATTCCTAAAGCGGTTACAACTACACCTTCAATATTTTGGGTTTTCAGAGTGTCCTTTTCTTGGGCTGAAGTAAAATTTTGTCCTAGAAAAAAACTGACAGCGATACCAATAATCTTTAGTTGATGTTTCATGATTTTGAATTTTTGTTAAATTATTGTTAACCAAAATTCAAAATTTGTTAAGGAATAAAGAAAAAATATCTACAAACTGCCTTTAATTGGCTATGAATATTAGAAAGTGTTCTGATTGTTAAGATTTATTTATAAAATTACCGGTTTGTAGGTTCTTCCAATTGGCAACTTTTTACCATCCACCTGAATTTCGGATGCTGATTTCATTTGAATTTTGGAAGTAGAAACAATATAGGATTTATGGATGCGGACAAAATACTTTTTATCCAATACCTCCTCAATTCTACTTATTGGCATTTTTACAATGTAAATTTCGGCTTTAGTATGGATATTGATGTACTCACGAAAACTCTCGATATAGAAAATATCATCCAAATAAATTTTAATTTTCTTTTTGCCGATATTTATATAGATGAAATCACGGTCAGCAATTTCCAACAATGCTTCTTCTGCCTCTGCAAAGTGCTTGAATTTTCCAATTGCGGTAAGGAATCTACTGTAAGGAATTGGCTTCATTAAATAATCAACGATGTCAAGTTCGTAACTTTCAACTGCATATTCATGATAAGCCGTAGTAACAATTACGAAAGGAGGATTTTTCATTTTTCTTAAAAAATCGAATCCTTTTATGACGGGCAAATGCAGATCCAAAAAAATCAAATCTACTTTATGAATATGGAGAAGATTACTTGCATGCACTACATCTGAGCTTTTCCCGACCAAATTCAGTTCTTTGTCCTGCTTTACAAAGTTTTCTATAATTTCTGCTGCGATTGGCTCATCTTCCACAATGATGCAGCTGTATTTTTTTTGGGGGTTCATTTATTCAAAAAGGATTTTGAGGGTAACAAAATAGAGATCTTCAGCGTCGTTAATTGATAAACTATGTTTGGGATATAACAATTCTAACTGTCTTTTGATATTGTTGAGCCCTATTTTTGTACTGTCTTTGTGAACATTATGTTCTTTAGAATTTTCTACTTCATAAAACAGAATCTGGTTTTCAAGTTTCAAATTAATTTTTATGAAAGAATTGAACCTGCTTTCTGATGCTCCATGTTTAAAGGCATTTTCCACAAAATGAAGCAAAATTAATGGTGAAATTTCCTGTGAGCTATTATCAATGATATGATTAAATTCTACATTTACAGATTTATGCCTAATTTTTTGGATATCAATAAAATCCTGTATATTTTCAATTTCTTTCTGCACCGAAACTTTATCTTTTGCTGAATCAAAAATATTATATCTCATTATTTTGGAAAGCTTCAAAATAATTTCTGGAGTATCTTCTGACTTTTTGAGAGATAAACCGTAAATATTATTAAGTGTATTAAAAAGAAAATGTGGATTTATCTGCGTTTTTAATAATTTAAGTTCTGCATCTGATTTTTCTTTTGAAATTTCGGTCAATTTTTTTTGCATTTCGTTTTGCTGGATAAATTTCTCAAAACCTAATCCTATAGCTACTGCAAAAACAACATTCATTAAAGCAGTAAAAATTCCAAACTGGGAAAATCTAGAAATTTCCTCTTGAACATTAAAATAGTAAGGGTATATTAAATCATGGCTTAAAACCCTATATAATATTATGAAAATTACAAAAACTAAAATGGTTGCAGAAAATTTTAAATAAACATTTTTTAAACTTCTAAATTTATTATCTACAATCGCAAGAATAAAATAGAATGCAGGAATTTCAGTAATCAAAAAAGAAAATTCGGATATGATAGAAAGATATAAAGTCTTTTGCAACGAAAAGTTTTTAAACACTTCTTGTAAATAAAGAAATTGGGCATTTATTTCAAATACAAAATATGCCAACCAAAAATAGAAATGATATTTTATTTTTCTCTTTAATTCCAAAATATCTTACTGTTACATTTAAACTTACAAAAATGATTTTTCTTTCTTCAAATTAGGGTTCAAATCTACGAACTACGTTTTTTAATCCACGAATGTAATTTGAGATTATATAATCCTTTTGGAAAAATGAAAGACAGAAAGCAAAATATAAGTAGAAAGTTAAACTCAACACCGTTGCTTCCTCCACCTACAACATACCAACCTTCAGCCGCATGAATCATAATAATTCCAGCTACTAAAATAAGAATATTTAGGACTGAAATTAATTTAATATATTTATTTAGAAAAAGTAGTGGAATGGTAGTAAGATGAACTAACTTTATTAAAACAGCAAGGGGTAAACCAAAACTGCCAAATCCTTGTCCTGCTAAAAAATTATTGCCAAACTCTACAACACTTCCTGTTAAAAATGAGGGAATTGCATGCATTGCCATTATAACTGCAAGTGAAAATCTAATAAAAAATGAATTAATCATATTATTTTTTATTTCAAAAATAAATCTGTTTAAATGTTTGATTGCAAAACAAATACAAATAACTTGTTTACATCTACAAAGAAATTTTTCGTTTAAGTTTTTCAGATTTCTCTTCTTTTTGATATAAGATTTTTTTAAGTTTTTGCATATCCTCACTCACTTTTGCATCTAAGATTTTCGCATAATGCTGCGTTGTTTTGATACTTTTATGGCCAAGCATTTTGCTTACACTTTCAATAGAAACACCATTTGATAAGGTAACCGTAGTAGCAAAAGTATGTCTGGCAATGTGATACGTTAATTCTTTATTAATTCCACATAAATCCGCTATTTCCTTGAGGTAAGCATTCATTTTTTGATTACTTAGAACCGGCAAAAGCTTTCCGGTATTGAGACAGGTTTTGTGTTCCTTGTATTTTTGAATAATATCTTCCGCTTGCCGAAGCAAAGGTATGTTGGAAGTTGTTTTGGTTTTCTGACGAGTGGTGAAAATCCACTTATTTCCATCCAGACCAAGGTTGATGTTATCCTGAGTTAATTTTTGAGTATCAATATAAGCCAAACCTGTAAAGCAACTGAAAAGAAAAATATCGCGTACCAATAAAAGTCTTTCATTTTTGAAATCTTTATTCATAAGGCTTTCTAATTCTTTTTCATTGAGGAAAGCTCTGGACACTTCATTAAATTTTGAAGGGTAGTTGAGGTAAGGATCTTTTTCAAGCCAACCGTTTGCCAAACAAATTCTGATAATTTTCCCAAAATTTTTCAAATACTTTACTGCAGAATTATTATTGCAGGATTTTTCGGTTCGTAGATAAAATTCAAAATCATTAAGGAATGCATAATCAATTTTCTTTATGTCAATATCAGAAATATTGAATTTCCACTTCAGAAATTCCTTTGTATGGCTTATGCAGGTTTGATATCTCCCAAGTGTCCCCTTCGCAAATTCTTTACCAACTAATTTTTCCATTCGGTTATTATGATCCTGGAAAATTGGGATGAGCATTCTTTTCTTAATTTCCGTACCAAGCAATTTACTTTTGAGCGTTTCTGCAGAAACTAGGTTTCCTCCCTGCACGATTTCCCTCTGTGCATCATATACTTTTCCTTTAAGGATGTCAAGATACGCATTTAGAGCTCTTGCTTCTTCTGAATTGCCTTTCATCCTGCATTGCTTTTGGCTCCATTTTTCGGGCATTATAAAACGTTTGGAACTGATTTCTATACGTGTTCCGTCAACTGTGATTCGCAAATAAATTGGGACTAAACCAGAAGTGCTGGCTTTGGCTCTCTTCGCATAGAAGAGGATAGAAATTTTGGCA
Encoded proteins:
- a CDS encoding sensor histidine kinase, which codes for MELKRKIKYHFYFWLAYFVFEINAQFLYLQEVFKNFSLQKTLYLSIISEFSFLITEIPAFYFILAIVDNKFRSLKNVYLKFSATILVFVIFIILYRVLSHDLIYPYYFNVQEEISRFSQFGIFTALMNVVFAVAIGLGFEKFIQQNEMQKKLTEISKEKSDAELKLLKTQINPHFLFNTLNNIYGLSLKKSEDTPEIILKLSKIMRYNIFDSAKDKVSVQKEIENIQDFIDIQKIRHKSVNVEFNHIIDNSSQEISPLILLHFVENAFKHGASESRFNSFIKINLKLENQILFYEVENSKEHNVHKDSTKIGLNNIKRQLELLYPKHSLSINDAEDLYFVTLKILFE
- a CDS encoding DoxX family protein, producing MINSFFIRFSLAVIMAMHAIPSFLTGSVVEFGNNFLAGQGFGSFGLPLAVLIKLVHLTTIPLLFLNKYIKLISVLNILILVAGIIMIHAAEGWYVVGGGSNGVEFNFLLIFCFLSFIFPKGLYNLKLHSWIKKRSS
- a CDS encoding site-specific integrase, which encodes MNAKISILFYAKRAKASTSGLVPIYLRITVDGTRIEISSKRFIMPEKWSQKQCRMKGNSEEARALNAYLDILKGKVYDAQREIVQGGNLVSAETLKSKLLGTEIKKRMLIPIFQDHNNRMEKLVGKEFAKGTLGRYQTCISHTKEFLKWKFNISDIDIKKIDYAFLNDFEFYLRTEKSCNNNSAVKYLKNFGKIIRICLANGWLEKDPYLNYPSKFNEVSRAFLNEKELESLMNKDFKNERLLLVRDIFLFSCFTGLAYIDTQKLTQDNINLGLDGNKWIFTTRQKTKTTSNIPLLRQAEDIIQKYKEHKTCLNTGKLLPVLSNQKMNAYLKEIADLCGINKELTYHIARHTFATTVTLSNGVSIESVSKMLGHKSIKTTQHYAKILDAKVSEDMQKLKKILYQKEEKSEKLKRKISL
- a CDS encoding LytR/AlgR family response regulator transcription factor — its product is MNPQKKYSCIIVEDEPIAAEIIENFVKQDKELNLVGKSSDVVHASNLLHIHKVDLIFLDLHLPVIKGFDFLRKMKNPPFVIVTTAYHEYAVESYELDIVDYLMKPIPYSRFLTAIGKFKHFAEAEEALLEIADRDFIYINIGKKKIKIYLDDIFYIESFREYINIHTKAEIYIVKMPISRIEEVLDKKYFVRIHKSYIVSTSKIQMKSASEIQVDGKKLPIGRTYKPVIL